From one Gemmatimonadaceae bacterium genomic stretch:
- a CDS encoding MBL fold metallo-hydrolase — protein MTLSRRRFVQSSTLALAATALDWRSLLAYGVPHRQPDALTLVRGTVGTFTGRGGTIGWHLDAKGVVVVDSQYPASAQPCLDAMNARTHARAIDYLVNTHHHGDHTGGNGVFRPAARKILAQANVPRLQRAAAERAAQSPQPGVTSPPPEQVYADTLFERAWREPVGDETMSLRYYGAAHTGGDAVVTFEKANVVHLGDLVFNRRQPVIDRPGGASIAGWATVLDGILGDHPADTIYIFGHAGTNFPITGNRADLTLQRDYLVALLEFVRGEIKAGQPKDVIVKFAEPLKNFPDHGPLTERVLAAAFDELLA, from the coding sequence ATGACTCTCTCTCGCCGCCGTTTCGTCCAAAGCTCCACCCTCGCCCTCGCCGCCACCGCGCTGGACTGGCGGTCCCTCCTCGCGTACGGCGTCCCGCACCGGCAGCCAGATGCGCTGACGCTTGTCCGCGGCACCGTGGGCACGTTCACGGGGCGCGGCGGCACGATCGGCTGGCACCTTGACGCCAAGGGCGTGGTCGTCGTCGACTCGCAGTATCCGGCGTCGGCCCAGCCCTGCCTTGACGCCATGAATGCGCGCACCCACGCCCGCGCCATCGACTACCTGGTCAACACGCACCATCACGGCGATCACACCGGCGGGAACGGCGTCTTTCGTCCCGCGGCCAGGAAGATCCTGGCGCAGGCCAACGTCCCGCGGTTGCAGCGCGCCGCGGCGGAGCGTGCGGCCCAGTCGCCGCAGCCCGGGGTGACGTCGCCGCCGCCGGAGCAGGTCTACGCCGATACCCTGTTTGAACGGGCGTGGCGCGAGCCGGTCGGCGACGAGACCATGTCGCTCCGGTACTACGGCGCGGCGCACACCGGCGGCGACGCCGTGGTCACGTTCGAGAAGGCCAACGTCGTGCATCTCGGCGACCTGGTCTTCAATCGGCGGCAGCCGGTGATCGACCGCCCCGGCGGCGCCTCCATCGCCGGCTGGGCGACCGTGCTCGACGGCATCCTCGGCGACCATCCCGCCGACACGATCTACATCTTCGGCCATGCCGGAACGAACTTCCCCATCACCGGCAACCGCGCCGACCTGACCTTGCAACGCGACTATCTGGTCGCGCTGCTCGAGTTCGTGCGCGGCGAGATCAAGGCCGGCCAGCCGAAGGACGTGATCGTGAAATTCGCCGAGCCCCTGAAGAACTTCCCCGATCACGGCCCATTGACGGAACGGGTGCTGGCGGCGGCGTTCGACGAACTCCTGGCGTGA
- a CDS encoding response regulator transcription factor produces MPVRVVLADPHSVVLVGLRTLLESERDVQVVATAVDGAETLKAVRDHNPDLLFVERDMQRPSGIEVVRTLRSENHPTRAIMLGSVLRPDDIAAALRAGARGILPWDRAAADGLRCLRVVASGGHWLDGDAPGDRVRSVMNSVADSQGDALTRRERELAEHVAAGLRNAAIALRLGISEGTVKIHLNRIYRKLGLPSRVALALYLRENG; encoded by the coding sequence ATGCCCGTGCGCGTGGTGCTGGCGGACCCGCACAGCGTCGTGCTGGTCGGCCTGCGTACGCTGCTCGAGAGCGAGCGTGATGTGCAGGTGGTGGCGACCGCGGTGGACGGCGCCGAGACGCTGAAGGCGGTGCGGGACCACAACCCGGACCTGCTCTTTGTCGAGCGCGACATGCAGCGTCCCAGCGGCATCGAGGTCGTGCGAACGCTGCGCAGCGAGAACCATCCCACCCGGGCCATCATGCTGGGATCGGTGCTGCGTCCCGACGACATCGCCGCCGCGCTGCGCGCCGGGGCGCGCGGCATCCTGCCGTGGGACCGCGCCGCGGCCGACGGCCTGCGCTGCCTGCGGGTGGTGGCAAGCGGGGGGCACTGGCTCGACGGTGACGCCCCCGGCGACCGCGTGCGCAGCGTGATGAACAGCGTGGCCGATTCCCAGGGCGACGCCCTGACGCGACGCGAACGCGAACTCGCCGAGCACGTCGCCGCCGGTCTGCGCAACGCGGCGATCGCGTTGCGACTCGGCATCAGCGAGGGCACGGTGAAGATCCATCTCAACCGCATCTACCGGAAGCTCGGCCTGCCCTCGCGGGTCGCGCTGGCGCTCTACCTGCGCGAGAATGGCTGA
- the asnB gene encoding asparagine synthase B, with product MCGILTILGLDPARSDAPALRRQALTLARKIRHRGPDWSGIFSDDRAILAHERLSIVDVEHGAQPLIDAQTGAVLAVNGEIYNHQALRRGLTGPHEFQTRSDCEVILYLYDELGPRDFLNRMNGIFGFVLYDPRRQTYLIARDPIGVIPLYVGWDRHEHLYVASEMKALVGVCERIREFPPGHFYLGHEAERGFQRYYEPAWATPERVPDAAYDAAALRGALEAAVHRQLMCDVPYGVLISGGVDSSLVASIAAKYREARVEDGDAGPSWWPRIHSFAVGLEGAPDLAPARMVADAIGAIHHEIHFTVQEGLDALSDVIYHLETFDITTIRASTPMYLMMRKIRAMGIKMVLSGEGADEIFGGYLYFHKAPDGPELHAESVRKLQKLHLYDCARANKAGAAWGVEVRVPFLDRDFLDVAMAMDPAHKLPRNAPRPRPIEKFPLRHAFDGAIPNEVLWRQKEQFSDGVGYSWIDGIKAHAEHEVSDSMLRGAAERFPVKTPETKEAYLYRQLFEHHFPSATAVNCVPWERSVACSTETALRWDAAFALMTDPSGRAVMDVHDAGYKD from the coding sequence ATGTGCGGCATCCTCACCATTCTCGGCCTCGACCCGGCACGCAGCGACGCGCCCGCCCTGCGGCGGCAGGCGCTGACGCTCGCGCGCAAGATCCGACATCGCGGCCCGGATTGGAGCGGGATCTTCAGCGATGACCGCGCCATCCTGGCGCATGAACGCCTGTCGATCGTGGACGTGGAGCATGGCGCGCAACCGCTCATCGACGCCCAGACGGGCGCGGTGCTCGCCGTCAACGGCGAGATCTACAACCACCAGGCGCTTCGGCGCGGCCTCACCGGGCCGCACGAGTTCCAGACGCGCTCCGACTGCGAGGTCATTCTCTATCTCTACGACGAGCTGGGGCCGCGCGACTTCCTGAACCGCATGAACGGGATCTTCGGCTTCGTGCTGTACGATCCCCGTCGCCAGACGTACCTGATCGCGCGCGACCCCATTGGCGTGATCCCGCTATACGTCGGCTGGGACCGGCACGAGCATCTCTACGTGGCCTCGGAAATGAAGGCGCTCGTCGGCGTCTGCGAGCGCATCCGCGAGTTTCCGCCGGGCCACTTCTATCTCGGCCATGAAGCGGAGCGGGGATTTCAGCGATACTACGAGCCGGCCTGGGCCACGCCGGAGCGCGTGCCGGATGCCGCCTACGATGCCGCCGCGCTGCGCGGCGCGCTCGAAGCGGCCGTCCATCGGCAGCTGATGTGCGACGTGCCGTACGGCGTGCTCATCAGCGGCGGCGTGGATTCCTCGCTCGTGGCATCGATCGCGGCCAAGTATCGCGAGGCGCGCGTGGAGGACGGCGATGCCGGCCCCAGCTGGTGGCCGCGCATTCACTCGTTCGCGGTCGGTCTCGAGGGGGCGCCCGATCTCGCGCCGGCGCGCATGGTGGCGGACGCCATCGGCGCCATTCATCACGAGATCCACTTCACGGTGCAGGAGGGGCTCGACGCGCTCTCCGACGTGATCTACCACCTCGAGACGTTCGACATCACGACCATTCGCGCCTCGACGCCGATGTACCTGATGATGCGCAAGATTCGCGCGATGGGCATCAAGATGGTGCTGAGCGGCGAGGGCGCGGACGAGATCTTCGGCGGCTACCTGTACTTCCACAAGGCGCCCGACGGTCCGGAACTGCACGCGGAGAGCGTGCGCAAGCTGCAGAAGCTGCACCTCTACGACTGTGCCCGCGCCAACAAGGCCGGCGCGGCGTGGGGCGTGGAGGTGCGCGTGCCGTTCCTCGATCGCGACTTCCTCGACGTCGCCATGGCGATGGATCCCGCGCACAAGCTGCCGCGCAACGCGCCGCGCCCGCGGCCCATCGAGAAGTTCCCCCTGCGCCACGCCTTCGACGGGGCCATCCCGAACGAGGTGCTGTGGCGGCAGAAGGAGCAGTTCTCCGACGGCGTGGGGTATTCGTGGATCGACGGCATCAAGGCGCACGCGGAACACGAGGTGTCGGACTCGATGCTGCGCGGCGCGGCCGAGCGATTCCCGGTGAAGACACCGGAAACGAAGGAAGCCTATCTGTATCGCCAGCTCTTCGAGCACCACTTCCCCTCTGCCACGGCCGTGAACTGCGTGCCGTGGGAACGCAGCGTGGCGTGCAGCACGGAGACGGCGCTCCGGTGGGATGCGGCGTTCGCGCTGATGACCGATCCCTCCGGGCGGGCGGTGATGGATGTGCATGACGCGGGCTACAAAGACTGA
- a CDS encoding SGNH/GDSL hydrolase family protein gives MRLRLPLLTLLVAACGRLPTPQAPAPVTAPASAPSAAPADAASAAAASAAAARAARDSATIERLRSDWAGLRRYRAANDSIGAPAVGERRVVFYGNSITDSWARWFPAMFPGMPYVGRGISGQTTPQMLVRFHQDVVGLHPAAVVILAGTNDIAGNTGPSTLEMIEDNLSAMTELAQAHGIRVVLASVLPVFDYPWTRGLEPAPKIIALNAWMQRYAAAVGATYLDYHSAMADARGGLPASLSADGVHPNEAGYRVMAPLAEAAIARALATP, from the coding sequence ATGAGACTCCGACTTCCGCTCCTGACGCTGCTCGTCGCGGCCTGCGGCCGCCTTCCGACGCCACAGGCTCCTGCACCGGTCACTGCACCGGCCTCGGCGCCATCGGCGGCGCCGGCCGACGCGGCGTCTGCCGCTGCGGCAAGCGCTGCCGCCGCCCGCGCGGCACGCGACTCGGCCACCATCGAGCGCCTGCGCAGCGACTGGGCGGGGCTGCGACGCTACCGCGCCGCGAACGATTCCATTGGCGCTCCCGCCGTCGGAGAGCGGCGCGTCGTCTTCTACGGCAACTCGATCACCGATTCCTGGGCGCGCTGGTTCCCCGCGATGTTCCCGGGCATGCCCTATGTGGGGCGCGGCATCAGCGGGCAGACGACGCCGCAGATGCTCGTCCGCTTTCACCAGGATGTCGTCGGGCTGCACCCGGCCGCGGTCGTGATCCTCGCGGGCACCAATGACATCGCGGGCAATACCGGACCGTCCACCCTCGAGATGATCGAGGACAACCTGAGCGCGATGACCGAACTCGCGCAGGCGCACGGCATTCGGGTGGTGTTGGCGTCCGTGCTGCCGGTCTTCGACTATCCGTGGACGCGGGGACTCGAGCCGGCGCCGAAGATCATCGCGCTGAACGCGTGGATGCAGCGCTACGCCGCCGCCGTCGGTGCGACCTACCTCGACTACCATTCCGCGATGGCCGACGCGCGTGGCGGTTTGCCCGCGTCACTCTCCGCCGACGGCGTGCATCCCAATGAAGCCGGCTATCGGGTGATGGCGCCGCTCGCCGAGGCGGCGATCGCCAGGGCGCTGGCGACGCCGTAG